In Roseiconus lacunae, a genomic segment contains:
- a CDS encoding TrmH family RNA methyltransferase: protein MSLDEIAVQRCENLDDPRLEDYRSLKLPPSGRYRGQKHFVVEGRKLCERLLLSDFPIRSMLVERGLDRSTMPAPRTPLTIFEMSREQLGELAGFDFHRGWLASAQRPADHGLDQFQPDAVSLALVGISDMENVGSMLRSAAAFGIRQIVLDRQSVDPFSRRAMRVSMGAAMTMRYYRLPEVVAGIRELQSRGTDCLAATLTDDSVSIDQYRTWYKHGDRPCVLVMGNEGNGLPLAVQRNCRHRIRIAMRPTIVGAPLLDSLNVSVAAAILMHDLTRTRSPTECDSPD from the coding sequence ATGAGCTTGGACGAAATCGCCGTTCAGCGCTGTGAGAACCTCGATGACCCACGATTGGAAGATTACCGGTCGCTGAAGTTACCGCCGAGCGGACGCTATCGCGGACAAAAACATTTCGTGGTCGAGGGCCGCAAGCTCTGCGAACGCCTTCTGCTAAGCGACTTTCCCATCCGTTCGATGTTGGTCGAACGAGGGCTGGATCGGTCGACCATGCCCGCTCCCAGAACTCCGCTAACGATTTTCGAAATGAGCCGCGAGCAACTCGGCGAACTGGCGGGATTCGATTTCCACCGCGGTTGGCTTGCCAGTGCCCAGCGGCCAGCCGATCACGGTTTGGATCAGTTCCAGCCCGATGCCGTGTCGCTGGCGTTGGTGGGAATCAGCGATATGGAAAACGTGGGGAGCATGCTTCGTTCGGCAGCCGCATTCGGAATACGGCAAATCGTCTTGGACCGACAAAGCGTGGATCCTTTCTCACGACGTGCGATGCGTGTCAGTATGGGCGCGGCGATGACGATGCGCTACTACCGTCTGCCTGAAGTGGTCGCTGGCATCAGGGAACTGCAGTCTCGGGGGACCGATTGTTTGGCCGCAACGTTGACCGATGATTCGGTCTCGATTGATCAATACCGGACTTGGTACAAGCACGGAGATCGACCATGCGTCTTGGTCATGGGGAACGAAGGCAACGGTCTGCCGCTGGCGGTCCAACGAAATTGTCGCCACCGCATTCGTATTGCGATGCGACCGACGATCGTTGGCGCCCCGTTGTTGGACAGTCTGAACGTTTCCGTCGCCGCGGCGATCCTGATGCATGACTTGACCCGAACGCGAAGTCCGACGGAGTGCGATTCGCCGGACTAG
- a CDS encoding carbon storage regulator, giving the protein MLVLSRKVDQRIQIGEDITITVVRVEGNRVRIGIDAPRDQRIVRGELEPIAETVEFELSDREFAFAHPQDSTDVNSSTAKRSSGRHESTSSKRAASTRAVAAKKPAGSENVVVSGKVSTDGSKVQLNTDDTNRARRSPLASFVSAS; this is encoded by the coding sequence ATGCTCGTTCTCTCTCGTAAAGTCGACCAACGAATTCAAATCGGCGAAGACATCACGATCACGGTTGTTCGTGTGGAAGGAAATCGTGTCCGCATCGGAATTGATGCCCCGCGTGACCAACGAATCGTTCGAGGTGAGTTGGAACCGATCGCCGAGACGGTCGAATTCGAACTTAGTGACCGCGAATTCGCATTCGCTCATCCGCAAGATTCGACCGATGTCAATAGTTCCACTGCTAAGCGATCGAGTGGACGTCACGAGTCGACATCTAGCAAGCGAGCCGCATCGACTCGCGCTGTCGCTGCGAAGAAGCCTGCCGGATCGGAGAACGTTGTCGTCTCTGGAAAAGTATCGACCGACGGCAGCAAGGTTCAGCTAAATACAGATGATACGAATCGAGCCCGACGGTCACCTTTGGCAAGCTTCGTGTCAGCGTCTTAA
- a CDS encoding MBL fold metallo-hydrolase, translating to MLLHCLGTAGYHPNEQRQTSCYFIPSEGIVLDAGTGFFRLRELVETPTLDILLSHAHLDHIAGLTFILDVLYDKSVEKIRIWGEQKKLDAIREHLFSSLIFPVELTAQWCPIDEQAAISIGSCEVTWRPQPHPGSSVGYRLEWSDGPTLVYLTDTTGQTDAKADAFNASADLMLHECYFPDTLQELARKTGHTHCGRLAKIARAANPKHLLLTHVNPIDPNPEALLDDVAQNLIDTDIEVTLAEDRMSIDFGR from the coding sequence ATGCTGCTGCATTGCCTGGGAACCGCCGGCTACCACCCGAACGAGCAACGTCAGACAAGTTGCTATTTCATTCCCTCCGAGGGCATCGTCTTAGACGCGGGGACGGGCTTTTTTCGTCTGCGAGAACTGGTTGAAACACCGACCCTGGATATCTTGCTCAGTCACGCGCATTTAGACCACATTGCCGGACTGACGTTTATACTCGATGTGCTTTACGATAAATCTGTTGAAAAGATTCGTATTTGGGGTGAACAAAAGAAACTCGATGCCATCCGCGAGCATTTGTTTTCGTCACTCATCTTTCCGGTCGAACTCACCGCCCAGTGGTGCCCGATTGATGAACAAGCCGCGATTTCGATCGGATCGTGTGAGGTAACTTGGCGTCCTCAACCGCATCCCGGTTCAAGCGTTGGATATCGGTTGGAGTGGAGCGACGGCCCGACACTCGTCTACCTGACCGACACGACCGGGCAAACGGATGCAAAAGCGGACGCGTTCAATGCGTCGGCGGACTTGATGCTGCACGAATGCTACTTTCCCGACACGTTGCAAGAGCTTGCGAGAAAGACTGGGCATACGCATTGCGGGCGGCTCGCCAAAATCGCACGGGCCGCGAATCCTAAGCATCTGCTACTCACCCATGTCAATCCGATCGACCCCAATCCCGAAGCGTTACTCGACGACGTCGCTCAAAACCTGATCGATACGGACATCGAGGTGACGTTGGCCGAAGACCGAATGTCAATCGACTTTGGCCGGTAG
- a CDS encoding SDR family oxidoreductase, whose amino-acid sequence MNTTLTNRVVLVTGGSEGIGAGIAKSCAACGAKVAVLARDENELRQVVESIKRDGGEAIWVTADVTNESEMKSAVETVVEHFGKLDSLVANAGTNGTWTPIDEMTTDEWRSTIDINLTGTYMAIHFAVPHLRAAGGGSIVIMSSINGTRTFSNEGASAYASSKAGQYALGKMLALELAPSKIRVNVICPGAIESAIHEKTDRDNLDKIETPIEYPEGKIPLTGGEYGTPDQVADLTVFLLSDSSRHITGTPVWIDGGQSLIV is encoded by the coding sequence ATGAACACAACTCTGACAAATCGTGTCGTTCTAGTCACCGGTGGCAGCGAAGGCATCGGCGCGGGTATTGCAAAGTCGTGCGCTGCATGTGGCGCAAAGGTCGCTGTACTGGCACGTGACGAAAACGAACTTCGGCAAGTCGTCGAATCGATCAAACGTGACGGCGGTGAAGCGATATGGGTGACGGCAGATGTAACCAATGAGTCAGAGATGAAGTCCGCAGTGGAGACGGTCGTCGAACACTTCGGAAAACTCGATTCACTTGTCGCTAATGCGGGGACGAACGGAACGTGGACTCCGATCGATGAGATGACAACGGATGAATGGCGCAGTACCATCGATATTAACCTGACCGGTACGTACATGGCGATACACTTTGCCGTACCCCATCTCCGCGCCGCCGGTGGAGGTAGCATCGTGATTATGTCATCGATCAATGGTACACGTACATTTAGCAACGAAGGCGCATCGGCTTATGCGTCCAGCAAAGCCGGACAGTATGCGTTGGGCAAGATGCTAGCGTTGGAACTGGCACCGTCGAAGATTCGCGTCAATGTCATTTGTCCCGGTGCGATTGAGTCGGCGATTCATGAGAAAACGGACCGTGACAACCTGGACAAGATCGAGACTCCCATCGAGTATCCTGAAGGAAAGATTCCGCTTACCGGAGGAGAATACGGGACACCCGATCAAGTTGCCGATCTCACCGTCTTTTTGCTCAGCGACAGCAGTCGCCATATTACCGGAACGCCGGTCTGGATTGATGGAGGTCAATCCTTAATCGTCTGA
- a CDS encoding CsbD family protein: protein MNWDQIEGKWKQVKGQAQQKWGDLTNDDLDRIDGQREELVGRVQERYGIAKDEAERQVKEFETSCNC, encoded by the coding sequence ATGAACTGGGATCAAATCGAAGGAAAGTGGAAGCAGGTGAAAGGTCAAGCTCAACAAAAATGGGGTGACCTGACCAATGACGACTTAGATCGAATCGATGGTCAACGTGAAGAACTCGTGGGGCGTGTACAAGAGCGTTATGGAATCGCCAAGGACGAGGCCGAACGCCAAGTGAAGGAATTTGAAACGAGCTGCAACTGCTAA
- a CDS encoding dihydrodipicolinate synthase family protein yields the protein MSEPISGILTPNITPVDQQGRVDEDTLRAYVDWLIEKGVDGLYPNGSTGEFVRFTPEERRRIVQVVTDQTAGRVPILAGAAEANTKETIDACEAYGAMGVRAVAIVAPFYYRLSDQGVYAYFREIADTVSVDVTLYNIPLFASPISVDTVVRLASECPRVVGIKDSSGDLPNMMRMISQIRPIREDFSFLTGWDAALVPMLVAGANGGTNATSGVVPELTRAIHRTVVAGDIKQAMKLQYQLLPLFDAMISIGEFPEGFRAGARSRGWDLGPGRVPLSEQQKSAVANAQRQIDALLGEYADSPRDTIAVGNIEKIVAQVVSQLRVQS from the coding sequence ATGAGCGAACCGATCTCAGGGATCTTGACTCCCAACATCACCCCCGTCGATCAACAAGGCCGCGTCGATGAAGACACGCTCCGCGCCTACGTCGACTGGCTGATCGAAAAGGGGGTCGATGGGTTGTATCCCAACGGTAGCACCGGGGAATTCGTCCGCTTCACGCCCGAGGAACGCCGCCGGATCGTGCAGGTGGTGACCGATCAAACCGCCGGCAGAGTTCCGATCCTAGCCGGCGCAGCCGAAGCGAATACCAAAGAAACGATCGATGCCTGTGAAGCTTATGGGGCGATGGGCGTCCGCGCGGTCGCGATCGTCGCACCGTTTTATTATCGACTTAGTGATCAAGGGGTTTATGCGTATTTTCGCGAGATCGCTGACACGGTCTCGGTCGACGTCACGCTTTACAATATCCCCCTGTTTGCGTCACCGATTTCGGTAGACACCGTTGTCCGTTTGGCATCGGAATGCCCACGTGTTGTTGGGATCAAAGACAGCTCCGGCGATTTGCCCAACATGATGCGGATGATCTCGCAAATCCGACCGATTCGCGAAGACTTCAGTTTCTTGACGGGCTGGGACGCCGCACTCGTTCCGATGCTGGTCGCCGGAGCTAACGGCGGGACCAATGCCACCAGCGGCGTTGTCCCCGAACTCACACGAGCGATCCACCGCACCGTCGTCGCCGGCGATATCAAGCAAGCGATGAAGTTGCAGTACCAGTTGCTTCCACTGTTTGATGCGATGATCTCCATCGGCGAATTCCCCGAAGGTTTCCGAGCCGGCGCGAGGAGTCGCGGTTGGGATCTCGGTCCCGGCCGAGTGCCACTGTCGGAACAGCAAAAATCTGCGGTGGCCAACGCCCAGCGACAAATCGATGCCTTGTTGGGTGAGTACGCCGACTCGCCTCGTGACACGATTGCGGTAGGAAACATTGAAAAAATCGTCGCGCAGGTTGTTTCGCAGCTGCGAGTTCAATCGTAA
- a CDS encoding multiheme c-type cytochrome: MTARFLFFAVVTLVIGTLAVSMFDDHDRSDLHRDRASQSAERVTAAAVEPTFVGKAVCGECHQDNFQLHQNSGHAQTFHAANQDNIVQHFAGKTADAGTPHGFYTYLSGPDGLQVFRRRTADASDGDVDDETFQYALGSGQNAITLINLDSKTDGDPVLLEHRVSWFRSHGGFGLTPGHLHHVPEEKRELFGELFEGRPLQQCVWCHTTSGEVIGDEVKDLIANVNCEKCHGPGSEHVRQARQSDTPPPYSVGKADWDFESELQLCGNCHRLPRHVDPKDIRDYIPMMLRFQPIGLVRSACYLESEGQMMCSTCHDPHAHFTSKTQQQYIDDCVGCHQPDNDHHTVCSVSTSEGCIDCHMPAMKVEQGMVFHDHWIRVRPEN, encoded by the coding sequence GTGACAGCTCGTTTTTTGTTCTTCGCTGTTGTGACGCTCGTGATCGGGACGTTGGCCGTTTCGATGTTCGACGATCATGATCGCTCCGATCTACATCGCGATCGCGCTAGTCAATCGGCCGAACGTGTTACCGCTGCTGCTGTTGAGCCGACATTTGTTGGCAAGGCCGTTTGTGGTGAATGCCACCAAGATAACTTTCAGCTTCATCAAAATTCCGGGCATGCCCAGACCTTTCACGCTGCCAACCAAGACAACATTGTCCAGCATTTCGCCGGAAAGACTGCCGACGCCGGCACACCGCACGGGTTCTACACGTACCTATCCGGTCCCGACGGGCTGCAGGTGTTTCGTCGCCGGACTGCCGATGCAAGTGATGGGGACGTTGACGATGAAACCTTTCAGTACGCGTTAGGCTCCGGACAAAACGCGATCACGTTGATTAACTTGGATTCCAAAACCGACGGGGATCCGGTGCTGCTAGAACATCGAGTGTCCTGGTTTCGATCGCACGGTGGATTTGGATTGACACCGGGACACCTTCATCATGTCCCCGAGGAAAAACGCGAATTGTTTGGCGAGTTGTTCGAAGGACGCCCGTTGCAACAGTGCGTCTGGTGTCATACGACATCGGGGGAAGTTATAGGTGACGAAGTGAAAGACTTAATCGCCAACGTCAACTGTGAGAAATGTCATGGACCGGGGAGCGAACATGTCCGTCAGGCTCGCCAGTCGGACACGCCGCCGCCCTATTCGGTTGGCAAGGCCGACTGGGACTTCGAATCAGAACTTCAATTGTGTGGAAACTGCCATCGACTTCCACGCCACGTCGATCCAAAGGACATCCGTGACTATATTCCGATGATGCTCCGATTCCAACCAATCGGGCTGGTTCGAAGCGCATGCTATTTGGAATCTGAAGGTCAGATGATGTGCTCGACCTGTCACGATCCGCATGCGCACTTTACGTCGAAGACGCAGCAACAGTACATCGATGACTGCGTCGGTTGTCACCAGCCCGACAACGATCATCACACCGTCTGTTCGGTATCGACATCAGAGGGGTGCATCGATTGCCATATGCCCGCGATGAAGGTCGAGCAAGGTATGGTCTTTCATGACCACTGGATCCGCGTACGGCCGGAGAATTGA
- a CDS encoding esterase/lipase family protein yields MIAKETTHIATHRDGQRHRFTSPLASRLFPLQLAALLSITLLSVGGCSTVRYLSPRNVRENPLTAPLRLIDRSGPKISDRTWNTLRRYGLQQGYDDDAAVCLLKIQQTIRENRDPELIHSLAELSYVEGKKAESAGRESDALAHFGVTLTNSYAFLFSDELSQTRNHYDPQFRATCDLYNESLEDTLRLLCKESHLKPGQTYRVKANDQEFVIQTQMRGKWSSDEFDHYEFVSDYEIQTLRSKHTTFGLGVPMIAVRKSKNKGDRREKYYPEGLSYAVTAMMRCTTPPLEETGGVNTCVLEFFDPLQANQVKLADHWVPLETDLTTPLAFFLDTPKFRERNHETQGLINPADASIKRGVYMLEPYDPNRIPVLMVHGLWSSPRTWMDMFNDLRSFAEIRERYQFWFYLYPSGQPFWISATQLRSDLQDLRKTFDPLNQDSTMDQMVLVGHSMGGLVSRMQTIDSGDDFWGIVSDQPKEKLLGEEAQRMKLVSTLYFHPNQSVKRVITIGTPHRGSRFANDMTRWLARKVIKLPQITTAMGESLVDTNPNYFRDTELLTMANAIDSLAPESPIFPVMLRAKYAPDVKYHNIIGVLSDPTLLQKKAGRGDGVVSYQSASMEDTESELVVDADHTKIHMTGQAIFEVRRILLEHLQEIDASDRIALNESTPTTDADRIGQQQMDQLQSDERKNTATITR; encoded by the coding sequence ATGATTGCAAAGGAAACGACACACATCGCGACTCACCGTGACGGGCAACGGCACCGATTCACGTCGCCGCTGGCGTCGCGGTTGTTTCCGTTGCAATTGGCCGCCTTGCTAAGCATCACCTTGCTTTCGGTCGGCGGTTGTTCGACCGTCCGCTACCTTTCGCCTCGCAATGTCCGAGAGAATCCGCTCACTGCCCCGCTGCGTTTGATCGACCGATCGGGGCCAAAGATCAGCGATCGCACGTGGAACACACTTCGTCGGTATGGATTACAGCAGGGCTATGACGACGACGCGGCCGTCTGCCTTTTGAAAATTCAACAGACGATTCGCGAAAACCGTGACCCCGAACTGATTCATTCGCTCGCCGAATTGTCCTACGTTGAAGGCAAAAAGGCAGAATCCGCTGGCCGTGAAAGCGATGCGCTCGCTCATTTCGGCGTGACGTTGACCAACAGCTACGCGTTCCTGTTTTCCGACGAACTTAGCCAAACGCGGAACCACTACGATCCCCAATTTCGGGCGACCTGTGATCTCTACAACGAGTCGCTCGAAGACACGTTACGTCTGCTCTGTAAAGAAAGCCACCTTAAACCCGGTCAGACGTATCGGGTCAAAGCGAACGATCAAGAATTCGTGATCCAAACTCAAATGCGTGGCAAGTGGAGTTCGGACGAATTCGATCACTATGAATTCGTCAGCGACTACGAAATTCAGACGCTGCGTAGCAAGCACACGACATTCGGACTGGGTGTGCCGATGATCGCGGTTCGCAAGAGTAAAAACAAAGGCGACAGGCGAGAGAAATACTATCCCGAAGGACTTAGCTATGCCGTCACGGCGATGATGCGGTGCACTACGCCGCCGCTCGAAGAAACCGGGGGTGTAAATACGTGCGTGCTGGAATTTTTCGATCCGCTTCAAGCCAATCAGGTCAAGCTGGCCGACCACTGGGTGCCGTTAGAAACGGATCTCACAACGCCGCTGGCATTCTTTCTTGACACCCCCAAGTTTCGTGAACGCAACCACGAAACCCAAGGCTTGATCAATCCCGCAGACGCATCAATCAAACGCGGGGTCTACATGCTCGAGCCCTACGATCCAAACCGTATCCCGGTCCTGATGGTCCACGGTCTATGGTCCAGTCCGCGCACCTGGATGGACATGTTCAATGACCTTCGCAGTTTCGCCGAAATCCGCGAACGTTATCAATTCTGGTTTTACCTGTACCCGTCCGGCCAACCGTTTTGGATCAGTGCAACACAACTGCGTAGCGACCTACAAGACCTTCGCAAAACGTTCGATCCATTGAACCAAGACTCAACGATGGACCAGATGGTTCTCGTCGGACATAGCATGGGCGGCTTGGTAAGCCGGATGCAGACGATCGACAGCGGTGATGACTTTTGGGGAATCGTGAGCGACCAGCCCAAAGAAAAGCTGCTAGGCGAAGAAGCTCAGCGGATGAAGCTAGTCAGCACCCTGTACTTTCATCCCAATCAGTCAGTCAAACGTGTGATCACGATCGGAACACCACACCGTGGAAGCCGATTCGCCAACGACATGACGCGCTGGTTGGCCCGAAAGGTCATCAAATTGCCCCAGATTACGACCGCAATGGGCGAAAGCCTGGTCGACACCAATCCAAACTACTTTCGTGATACCGAGCTGCTGACGATGGCGAACGCGATCGACTCATTAGCGCCCGAATCACCGATCTTTCCAGTGATGTTGCGGGCCAAATATGCGCCGGATGTGAAGTACCACAACATCATCGGTGTCCTGTCCGATCCGACGCTGTTGCAAAAGAAAGCCGGACGCGGGGACGGCGTTGTCAGTTACCAAAGCGCTTCGATGGAGGACACCGAAAGCGAATTGGTCGTCGATGCCGATCACACCAAAATCCACATGACCGGACAAGCGATTTTCGAAGTTCGCCGAATCCTGCTCGAACACTTGCAAGAAATAGATGCGTCAGACCGAATCGCACTCAACGAAAGCACGCCGACGACGGATGCCGATCGAATAGGCCAGCAGCAGATGGACCAATTGCAATCCGATGAGCGGAAAAACACGGCAACGATCACACGATAA
- a CDS encoding DUF1559 family PulG-like putative transporter, which translates to MRKDSLRSERQAFTLVELLVVIAIIGILVGLLLPAVQAAREAARRMSCSNNFKQIGLAIHNYHSTYKQLPIHGAGTYAPPGRDIWDTNPGRETSANRRLSYLVGLLPFVEQQAIWDQISRPLAINSDGTEHLPPWPPMGPHPDRVQYPPYASEIPTFRCPSDPGRGLPALGRTNYACCVGDSAVHSRDPYLNIDEKGDDGTVTFPYSADNGHVTQSNGSQRGMFVNCRDMRFRDVLDGLSNTVMGGEIATSLNDFDSRTVLPINNGAHAAPSEKTECRLDPMYAEPYLNPERPRYWLPDGFDYNVAWGRGFRWHDMMPPYTQMTTVLSPNKLLCSDGRDHRDVVSPPSSRHQGGVHVLMGDGAVIFITDSIEAGNPHSPQVSHRAGSPLPGSPSPYGLWGALGSRDSSEVISESLNQ; encoded by the coding sequence ATGAGAAAAGACTCTCTTCGAAGTGAACGTCAAGCGTTTACCTTGGTGGAGCTATTGGTTGTCATCGCAATCATTGGGATTCTTGTCGGGTTGTTGCTACCCGCCGTGCAAGCAGCGCGTGAAGCGGCGCGTCGAATGAGCTGCAGCAATAACTTCAAGCAGATTGGCTTGGCGATCCACAACTACCATTCGACCTACAAGCAACTTCCGATTCACGGGGCAGGCACATACGCTCCGCCTGGACGTGACATATGGGACACAAACCCGGGTCGTGAGACATCTGCAAATCGGCGTTTATCTTATCTCGTTGGGCTATTGCCATTTGTTGAGCAGCAGGCGATTTGGGACCAGATCTCTCGCCCGCTCGCAATCAATTCTGACGGTACGGAACACTTACCGCCTTGGCCACCGATGGGGCCACACCCTGATCGTGTTCAGTACCCTCCATACGCATCAGAGATTCCGACGTTTCGTTGCCCTAGTGACCCCGGTCGTGGATTGCCGGCGCTTGGCCGAACCAACTATGCGTGCTGCGTCGGTGACTCGGCCGTCCATTCGCGCGACCCCTATTTGAACATTGACGAAAAAGGTGACGATGGGACAGTCACGTTTCCCTATTCCGCGGACAACGGCCACGTGACTCAATCCAATGGGTCGCAACGCGGGATGTTCGTAAACTGTCGGGATATGCGTTTTCGCGATGTGCTCGATGGTCTTTCGAATACGGTGATGGGTGGGGAAATCGCTACCAGCTTGAATGACTTTGATTCACGGACGGTGTTGCCGATCAATAACGGGGCGCATGCCGCACCGTCTGAAAAGACCGAATGTCGGCTCGACCCGATGTATGCAGAGCCTTACTTGAACCCAGAACGTCCGCGTTATTGGCTTCCCGATGGTTTTGACTACAACGTCGCGTGGGGACGTGGCTTCCGGTGGCACGATATGATGCCGCCTTATACACAAATGACGACGGTCCTTTCGCCGAACAAGTTACTGTGTTCCGATGGCCGCGATCACCGAGATGTTGTGTCGCCTCCGTCCAGTCGTCACCAAGGTGGCGTCCATGTCTTGATGGGTGATGGTGCGGTGATCTTCATTACCGATTCGATCGAAGCTGGGAACCCGCATTCGCCTCAAGTGTCGCACCGAGCCGGTTCGCCGCTGCCGGGTAGCCCCAGCCCCTACGGGCTGTGGGGAGCACTCGGCTCACGCGATTCGTCGGAAGTCATCAGCGAATCGTTAAATCAATAA